A stretch of Glandiceps talaboti chromosome 18, keGlaTala1.1, whole genome shotgun sequence DNA encodes these proteins:
- the LOC144449682 gene encoding adenosine receptor A2a-like → MWYVLTDICFVSLVTSSSLLTFLIFSAVISTVTIANGKKQTDKDSTATIEMNGSQISNRSGEAGVQICGVDMLPSYVAVALVTSILVFAILLGNLLVIVSIYRFNNLQTVTNYFVCSLACADLLVTITTVTNAGCAVGLIPMSGSIYYCMMLGLIATWGRIVSLFHLLVIAVDRYLAITSPLTYNARMTPKITKSILFTLWLLPLLNSILSYFTMLTIDGNANQFSCYWAEFLPKQYLRISVFVTTFIGPFLMMSLLYMRIFVIVRQQKRKILSGLPSDGKGTYKKDVKAVKMLAIIIGAFVICWLPVYTFITFSPHEWPTCGMSWQTFILFSLATSNSALNPVIYAYKNIEFREAFRKLLKHRLYLVHGINP, encoded by the exons ATGTGGTATGTCCTGacagacatttgttttgtttccctCGTGACAAGCAGCTCGCTACTAACGTTTCTCATCTTTTCAGCTGTCATTTCAACTGTCACAATTGCCAATGGTAAAAAGCAGACTGACAAGGATTCGA CCGCCACCATCGAAATGAACGGCTCTCAAATATCCAACCGGAGTGGAGAAGCTGGCGTTCAGATATGTGGTGTGGATATGTTACCATCCTATGTTGCTGTTGCCCTGGTAACTTCCATTTTAGTTTTTGCCATACTACTTGGTAACTTGTTGGTGATTGTATCAATATATCGCTTTAATAACCTTCAGACAGTTACAAATTACTTTGTATGCAGTCTGGCATGTGCTGATCTACTTGTTACAATCACAACAGTCACGAACGCAGGATGTGCAGTTGGTCTGATACCGATGTCAGGTAGCATTTACTACTGCATGATGTTGGGTTTGATCGCAACCTGGGGGCGCATTGTCTCACTTTTTCATCTGCTTGTAATTGCTGTGGATCGCTACCTGGCTATTACTTCACCACTGACTTACAATGCAAGGATGACTCCAAAAATAACAAAGAGTATTCTATTCACGCTGTGGTTATTACCACTGTTGAATTCCATCCTTAGTTACTTCACAATGTTGACAATCGATGGCAACGCCAATCAGttctcctgttattgggcagaGTTCTTGCCGAAACAATATCTAAGGATCAGTGTATTTGTTACTACTTTTATTGGTCCATTTCTTATGATGTCTCTCCTCTACATGCGCATCTTCGTCATTGTCAGACAGCAAAAGCGTAAGATCCTGAGTGGACTTCCTTCTGATGGCAAAGGGACATACAAGAAAGATGTAAAAGCAGTGAAAATGTTGGCAATAATCATCGGTGCATTTGTCATTTGTTGGTTGCCAGTGTATACATTCATAACTTTCTCACCACATGAATGGCCAACATGTGGTATGTCCTGGcagacatttattttgttttcccTCGCGACAAGCAACTCGGCATTGAATCCTGTAATTTATGCATATAAAAATATAGAGTTTAGAGAAGCGTTTCGGAAATTGTTAAAACACAGACTCTATCTCGTACATGGTATTAATCCCTAA
- the LOC144449684 gene encoding beta-2 adrenergic receptor-like: MTVLDVPNITRRNDSDENCDADMIPSYIIVAVVSLIIMLSILFGNILVIISIYRFQHLQTVTNYFICSLACADLLVIMTVIMNGGLVTGMLPKSGNIYYCLTQNMITNSGCLVSICHLLIIAVDRYIAITSPLTYHSRMTTRKAKIIISILWALPLLFAVSRFITLRTTYSNIQHLSCYWVESIQQRQRIAVFVVSFICPLVVMSLLYMYIFWIVRKQNRKISSEHQSANTPAYKRDIKAVKTLAIILCTFIICWSPVYIFRTFLPHKWPTCGTPWLSFSLLSLAISNSAMNPAIYAFKNTEFRDAFRKLLK; the protein is encoded by the coding sequence ATGACTGTCTTAGATGTACCTAACATTACTCGAAGAAACGACAGCGACGAAAATTGTGATGCGGATATGATTCCGTCCTACATAATAGTTGCTGTAGTCTCGCTGATTATTATGCTTTCCATACTCTTCGGTAACATCTTGGTGATTATATCAATATATCGCTTTCAGCATCTTCAGACAGTCACCAATTACTTCATATGCAGTTTAGCATGTGCTGATTTACTTGTGATAATGACAGTAATCATGAATGGGGGATTGGTTACTGGTATGCTACCAAAGTCTGGTAACATCTACTATTGTTTGACTCAAAATATGATCACGAACAGTGGATGTCTGGTTTCCATATGTCATCTTCTTATCATTGCAGTGGATCGTTATATTGCCATCACATCACCACTAACCTACCATTCACGGATGACAACAAGAAAAGCAAAGATCATTATATCTATACTGTGGGCATTGCCTTTATTGTTTGCTGTGTCGAGATTTATTACGCTTCGCACGACCTATTCAAACATACAACACCTTTCATGCTATTGGGTTGAATCCATTCAACAAAGGCAAAGGATAGCTGTATTCGTTGTATCTTTTATTTGTCCGTTAGTTGTCATGTCTctcctctacatgtacattttctgGATTGTAAGAAAGCAAAACCGAAAGATCTCTAGTGAACACCAATCTGCAAATACACCAGCTTACAAGAGAGACATTAAAGCAGTCAAAACTTTGGCGATAATACTTTGTACGTTTATAATCTGCTGGTCTCCAGTTTATATATTTAGGACTTTCTTGCCACATAAATGGCCAACGTGTGGTACACCTTGGCTGTCGTTTTCATTACTTTCCCTAGCGATAAGTAACTCCGCAATGAATCCTGCAATTTATGCATTTAAAAACACAGAGTTTAGGGATGCATTTAGGAAATTGTTAAAGTGA